From Zavarzinella sp., one genomic window encodes:
- the cobA gene encoding uroporphyrinogen-III C-methyltransferase, whose product MQSWLKGLPVVGRKPIPPYVYLVGAGPGDPGLLTMRAIECLSIADTVIYDYLASSEMLAFAPQARKIAVSDLPGEHPNRWPHIHERIVQEALAGNVVVHLKGGDPSIFGRCAEEVAVLQAANIPYEIVPGVTSASAASAYGEIPLTHRAHASAVAFITGHEYPGKEDSHLSWEALAQFPGTLVVYMGVARIASIAASLQQFGKSPTTPVAVVQQASSGSQRRLLTTLQTVANEIQEQQFKAPAIIFIGPAVGAATSPSWFERKPLAGKKILITRPAHQVGDLLRQLELAGAAPSHLPVLDIVPTNQAEVDREIRHIARGLYDGLIFTSRNTVDLFFARLRALKYDARTLAKVQIASIGPATTAALAEHNISADITTHDESNSEALLELLRPIWQGKRILLPQAAEARTVLHDGLKAFAEQVQPVVCYQQEVVLNPKSPVFAELRKGDFSHIHLMSGRTAEVFLAACDEEILIHFRSGRTVLVANSARLYQLLTEKGFVCLKTPHPQADGLLELLLGE is encoded by the coding sequence ATGCAGAGTTGGTTGAAAGGATTGCCAGTGGTGGGGCGGAAGCCGATTCCACCCTACGTCTATCTGGTGGGTGCAGGGCCGGGTGACCCTGGGCTGTTGACCATGCGGGCAATTGAGTGCCTAAGTATCGCAGACACAGTAATTTACGATTATCTTGCTTCTTCCGAAATGCTGGCGTTTGCACCCCAGGCGAGGAAGATTGCCGTCAGCGATTTACCTGGGGAGCACCCGAATCGCTGGCCGCACATCCACGAGCGAATTGTGCAGGAAGCGCTGGCAGGCAACGTGGTGGTCCACCTGAAAGGGGGCGATCCATCGATTTTCGGTCGCTGTGCGGAAGAAGTGGCCGTTCTGCAGGCGGCAAACATCCCCTATGAGATCGTACCAGGTGTCACATCTGCTTCCGCAGCAAGTGCTTATGGCGAAATCCCCCTGACGCACCGTGCCCATGCCAGTGCGGTGGCTTTTATTACTGGTCACGAATACCCTGGCAAAGAAGATTCCCACCTGTCTTGGGAGGCGTTGGCCCAATTTCCGGGCACGCTGGTTGTCTACATGGGTGTCGCAAGGATCGCTTCGATTGCGGCAAGTTTGCAACAATTCGGCAAGTCACCCACCACGCCGGTGGCAGTGGTACAGCAGGCCAGCAGTGGAAGCCAGCGTCGCCTCTTAACCACCCTGCAGACAGTTGCAAATGAGATCCAGGAACAGCAATTCAAGGCCCCCGCAATCATCTTCATTGGCCCGGCAGTCGGTGCGGCAACGTCTCCTTCCTGGTTCGAACGTAAACCCTTAGCTGGTAAGAAGATACTGATTACCCGCCCCGCACATCAGGTGGGGGATTTGTTGCGGCAACTGGAGCTTGCCGGTGCCGCACCCAGCCATTTACCCGTGCTGGACATTGTTCCCACGAATCAGGCCGAAGTGGATCGAGAAATCAGGCACATTGCACGTGGACTTTACGACGGGCTGATCTTTACCAGCCGCAACACCGTGGATCTGTTTTTCGCCCGACTGCGGGCGTTGAAGTACGATGCTCGCACGTTGGCGAAGGTGCAGATTGCGAGCATCGGGCCTGCTACAACTGCTGCGTTGGCAGAACACAACATCTCAGCCGATATTACCACCCACGATGAATCGAACTCGGAAGCATTGCTGGAACTACTGCGGCCGATCTGGCAGGGAAAACGCATTCTGTTGCCCCAGGCGGCCGAAGCCCGCACGGTGCTGCACGATGGACTGAAGGCGTTTGCTGAACAGGTCCAACCAGTGGTGTGCTACCAACAGGAAGTGGTATTGAATCCCAAGTCACCGGTTTTCGCAGAACTGAGAAAAGGAGATTTTTCTCATATACACTTAATGAGCGGACGCACTGCAGAGGTGTTTTTGGCAGCGTGTGATGAAGAAATTCTCATTCATTTTCGTTCTGGCCGCACGGTTTTGGTGGCGAACAGTGCCCGTTTGTACCAATTGTTGACCGAAAAGGGATTTGTTTGCCTGAAAACTCCCCACCCACAGGCGGATGGGTTGCTGGAACTGCTGCTTGGGGAATAA